The nucleotide sequence ATCGAGATGCTGATCACGCAGGCGGACCTGAGCCTGACCGGAAGCTCCGGGGCGGGCAAGATCGACCTGATCCGCCTGCTGTTCCTGATCTTCTCGTTCGTGTTCGTCGTCGCCGGTGCGATCCTGATTACCCAGGCGCAGCGTCGCATTCCGGTGCAGCAGGCCAAGCATGCCCGCGGGCGGCGGGTTTACGGCGGACAGCGCCAGCATCTGCCCCTCCGCGTCAACCATGGCGGCGTGATGCCCATCATCTTCGCCTCGTCGTTGATGATCTTCCCCGGAATCATCTTCAAGTCGATCGCGCAGTCATGGCCTCACCCGGTGACGCAGGCGCTGGCATCGGCGTTCGAGAGCCATAGCTATGTCTATGCCGTGGTGGAAGTGGCGCTGATCTTCTTCTTCGCGTACTTCTGGACGACCGTGCAGTTCAAGCCCAAGGAAATGGCCGAGCAACTGCGCGACTACGGCAGCTTCATTCCGGGCATGCGTCCGGGCAAGCGGACGGCGGAGTACCTCGAGAAGGTCATGGAACGCATCACCTACTGCGGCGCCGCATTCCTGGCGGTCATCGCGGTGTTGCCCACGACCATCGCGGCCGTGCTGGACATCGACTATCAGATTGCCGCCTTTCTGGGCGGCACGGGTCTTCTGATCATGGTCTCGGTGGCGCTGGACCTGGTGCAGCGCATCGAGGCGCAGTTGGTGATGCGAAACTACGGCGGCTTCCTGGGCGGCAGCACCCGCATCAAGGGAGCGTACTCATGAGGATCGTCCTGATGGGGCCCCCTGGAAGCGGTAAAGGCACGCAGGCCAAGCGCCTGGCCGACCGCTACGGGATGAAGCACTTGTCCAGCGGCGACATCTTCCGGGCCGAGAAGTCCTCGGGCTCGGAACTGGGCAAGGCGCTGGCGAAGTACATGGATGCCGGGCAACTGGTGCCCGATGATGTCGTCGTCGAGATCATGGCCAAGGCCATCACCGCCGTCGACAGCAAGCGGGGCCTGCTGCTGGACGGGTTCCCCCGGACGGTCGCCCAGGCCGAGGCGCTGGACCGGACGCTGGCCAAGGCCGGTTCGCCGCTGGACGCGGTGGTGGAGATCCAGGCCGACGATAACGCCATCGTGCGGCGGATCGTCGGGCGGCGAAGCTGCCCGGCGTGCAACAAGGTGTACCACACC is from Planctomycetaceae bacterium and encodes:
- the secY gene encoding preprotein translocase subunit SecY, with protein sequence MENIFAIPELIRKIAFTIGLLCIYRIGFYVPLPGLNQEALAEWSKNLGGGIYGQAMAIAGMLTGGNLSQSTLFGLGIMPYISASIIMQLLGTVVPSLAKLQKEGPAGYKKIQEYTRYGTVLLCVIQAIVWMRIMVAPGSAGSESLVYGQYEGSIQIFIMGVIGLTAGTIFLMWLGEQIDEYGIGSGISLLIMAGILARLPRAIEMLITQADLSLTGSSGAGKIDLIRLLFLIFSFVFVVAGAILITQAQRRIPVQQAKHARGRRVYGGQRQHLPLRVNHGGVMPIIFASSLMIFPGIIFKSIAQSWPHPVTQALASAFESHSYVYAVVEVALIFFFAYFWTTVQFKPKEMAEQLRDYGSFIPGMRPGKRTAEYLEKVMERITYCGAAFLAVIAVLPTTIAAVLDIDYQIAAFLGGTGLLIMVSVALDLVQRIEAQLVMRNYGGFLGGSTRIKGAYS
- a CDS encoding adenylate kinase, with the protein product MRIVLMGPPGSGKGTQAKRLADRYGMKHLSSGDIFRAEKSSGSELGKALAKYMDAGQLVPDDVVVEIMAKAITAVDSKRGLLLDGFPRTVAQAEALDRTLAKAGSPLDAVVEIQADDNAIVRRIVGRRSCPACNKVYHTEFMPPKDDKKCDACGAELVQRDDDTEPVVAKRLDTYHQQTEPVMGYYRSRGELPVLTVDGNKDVKDVTADLTDALESLGNV